From a single Raphanus sativus cultivar WK10039 chromosome 3, ASM80110v3, whole genome shotgun sequence genomic region:
- the LOC108846205 gene encoding transcription factor bHLH101, with protein MCALTPMFPCYQQEWYSASPMESPWLDSFSPTLPSFLYPSLDQPDEFKNHNINLHPHQMNLAHINGSNKNSNNDQKEDERELVLEKKLNHNASERDRRRKLNALYSSLRALLPPSDQKRKLSIPMTVAGVVKYIPEQKQELERLSRRKEELMKTISSKTATSSHQQEQQKHKAMMDSIDSSPQKIAANWITDTEIAIQIATWKWASISDMLLRLEENGLNVTSVSSSVSSTARIFYTMHLQMRGDCRVRLEELSDMLFG; from the exons ATGTGTGCCTTAACACCAATGTTTCCTTGTTACCAACAAGAATGGTACTCTGCTTCGCCAATGGAGTCTCCATGGCTTGATTCCTTCTCTCCTACTCTTCCATCTTTTCTTTATCCTTCTCTCGACCAACCCGATGAATTCAAGAACCATAACATCAATCTTCATCCTCATCAGATGAATCTTGCTCACATAAATGGTAGTAACAAGAACAGTAACAATGATCAAAAAGAAGACGAAAGAGAATTGGTTttggagaagaaactgaatcACAACGCTAGCGAACGCGACCGCCGTAGAAAGCTAAACGCCTTATACTCTTCACTTCGTGCTCTCTTGCCTCCTTCTGATCAAAAG AGGAAGTTGAGCATTCCAATGACTGTAGCGGGAGTGGTGAAGTATATACCAGAGCAGAAGCAAGAACTTGAACGTTTGTCTAGGAGGAAAGAAGAGCTTATGAAGACAATCTCCAGTAAGACAGCGACTTCGAGTCATCAACAAGAACAGCAGAAACATAAAGCAATGATGGACTCTATAGATTCTTCTCCTCAAAAGATTGCAGCAAATTGGATCACAGACACAGAGATAGCTATCCAGATTGCTACATGGAAATGGGCATCTATCTCAGACATGTTGCTTAGGTTAGAAGAAAACGGGCTTAATGTCACAAGCGtctcttcttctgtttcttccaCCGCAAGGATCTTCTACACGATGCATCTTCAG ATGAGAGGAGATTGCAGAGTGAGGTTGGAGGAACTCAGCGATATGCTATTCGGATAA